The following DNA comes from Thermoanaerobaculales bacterium.
CGCAGGAAGGTGCGCGGCTTGACGATGTCGGCGCGCTGCGCGGTGCGCATCCAGACGCGGAGTGTCGGCTCCTTGCCGTCGTCGCGGGTGTAGAGCCCGTGCAGCTCGCCGTCGCTGCGCTGCGGCCGCACCCGCAGCACCTTGACCGTGACGCGCTCGGCCCCGAGGCCGCCGGTGACCAGATCGCAGATCCTCTGCGCCTGGCCCCGCACCCGGGAGGGCGAGCCGGCGGCCAGGGCGGCCGCGGCGGCCGCGGCGGCGGCCCGCAGCTCCGTCCGGAGCCCGGGGGCGTCGGGCAGCGCGACGGTCACGATGGCGTCGCCGCGGCGGTAGATCGCCTTGTTCTTCGCCGACAGGCGGCCGTAGTAGGCGAGGCGGTTCGGCGGGTCAGCCATCGGCGGCAAGGATAGCTGATGGGCGTCGCAGCCGGCGGCCGGTCGCGAGCCGGGCCACGACGCCGGGGGGACGATGGCCCCCCGGCGGCGGCCGGTCACGAGCGGCCGAAGCTCAGGTCGCGGTCGACATCGGCGGTGTCGACATCGAACGAGATATCGCGCATGTCGAACGTGGCGCGCCGACTGATGAGTGCAGCGACGGCCCGGATGATGCTCTGGAGGTTGCGCATGGTGGTGTCTCCCTTCACCACGACCTACGCAGCCCGGCACCGGATCCCGCCACGCCCTGCCGGGTGTCAGACGGCGACGACCGAGTTCTCCACCCCCGGGATCGTGCTCGGGGCGTACCGGTCGGCGTGCCAGTCGTTCTCCCACTGGCCGTCGATGACGTACCGGTAGTGGTACTCCCGTCCGGGCGGAAGCTCGAGGGTGACGTGGAAGTCGCCGGTCTTCTTCCGGACGAGCGGCGTGGACTGCGGATCCCAGCCGTTGAAGTCGCCGGCAAGCGAGACGGTCGAGGCGCCCGGCGCGGCCTTCCGCGGCAGCTCGAAGGTGACCTTGCACACTGGCTTGGACTTCAGATAGCGCTTCTTCAGGCTCACTTCATCCTCCGTGTGTCCGGCCGCTGCATGCGGCCAGGGCGCGAACGGGCGATCGCGCACTCTCGATGCACGAGAACACGTCTCGAATTCTCGCGATTCCCGGTGCCGCGGGGGGAGTCGGCGGCCGCTACTGCCTCGGCTCGAGGACCCGCAGGAAGATCACCTTGGCGTCGCCGGGCGCGTAGAAGTCCTCGAGCTCGGCCGCGATGGTGTAGCCGCAGGCGAGGTAGAAGGCGCGCGTCGGCTCGTACTGCGGCCGGCCGGCCGTCTCGAGGTAGACGCGGGGCCGTCCCGACTCCGCCATCCAGCTCTCGGCCTCGGCGAGCAGTGCCCGGCCGACCCCGCGACCCTGGGTGCGCCTGTCGACGGCGATCCAGTAGAGGTCGGCCGACTCGGCGGTGCCCAGGATCGGCCCCCAGCAGGCGTAGCCGACCACGGTCCCGTCGAGCTCGGCGACCAGGAACCGGTAGTGGCTGGCCTCGCGGTGCGCGAGCCGGTCGTCGACCAGCTCCATCGCCACCTCGAGCTCCTCACGGTTGAAGAAGCCGGTGCCGTCGAGCAGCGTGCGGACCGCCTCGCGGTCGGCGGGGCGCAGCTCGCGCCGCACCGTCGGCCGGGTCGAGTTCCCGCGCGCGCTCATGCCTGCCACCCGGTCGCGTCGAGGATCCGCGACACGACCTCGCGGGGGGAAAGGTCTGCCGCCGCTGCTGCGGCGATGAACCCGGCGTCAGGCGAGATGCATGGGTTGGCGTTGACCTCGAGCACGCACGGCCTCCCGTCCTCGTCGGCCCTCGCGTCGACCCGGGCATAGCCGGCGAGGCCCGACGCCGACCACGCGGCGACGGCGACTGCAGCCAGCTGCTCCGCGAGTGGCTCCTCGCGGGGATCGAGAAAGCGCCGCACGGTGTGTTGATACGCGAACGACCCCTCGTCCCACTTCGCCTCCCAGCCGAGGATGCGCGGCCGGTCGGCCGGGAAGTCGACGAACGTCATCTCGGCCGGCGGCAGCACCTCGGGCCCGTCCGGCCCGGCGAGCAGGGCGATGTTGAACTCGCGGCCGGGCAGCAGGTGCTCGAGCAGCAGCGGCTGGCCCGGGAAGCGGCGGGCGAGAGCGCGGGCGCGGGCGAGCGCAGCGCTCGGCTCCGAGGTCACGGCGTTGTCGTCGAGGCCGAGCGAGGCGTCCTCGAGCGCCGGCTTGAGGATCCACGGCGGCGGCACCCGGTCGAGCAGCTCCGGTCGCTCGGGATCGAGCACGCCGCCCGCCGCCACCGCCACCCCGGCGGCCTGCAGTCGGGCGCGGGTGGCCGCCTTGTCGGTGGTCACGGCGATGACCGACGCCGGGGAGCCGGTGACCGGCAGGCCGAGCGACTCGAAGGCGGCCGCGGCCTCGACCTGGAATGACGGACAGCCGGGCGGAGACTCGACGAGGTTGAAGACCGCCGCCGCGCCCGCAACCGTCGCCGGGTCGACGCCCCGTTCGCCGACCGCGACCGTGCGGTGGCCGATCCCCAGGTCGTCGAGGGCGGCCCGGACGAGCGCGGCCTGGGCGAGCACGTCACGGGTCGACGGGTCGTCGTCCTGCCCGACCGCGTTGTGAGCGATGACTACGCAGCGCGGCCGCACAGCCCGTTCCGTGCCGCGGCGGCATCGACGATCTGGCCGAGCAGCCGGCCGTAGTCGACGCCCGCGAGCCTCGCCATGATCGGCAGGTCGGAGCGGACGGGGTGGAGGCCCGGCAGCGGGTTGACCTCGAGAAAGGCGAGCCGCCCCGCGGCATCGCAGCGCAGGTCGACCCGGGCCGCGTCGCGGCACTCGAGGGTGCGCGCCACGGCCAGCGCCAGCCCGGCCGCCTCGTCGGCGAGGGCATCGCCGTCGACCAGCCGGTACTCCACCCGGTCCAGGTACTCGTCCTTGTTGAGCGAGGTGTAGGCGGAGGTCTCTGCGCGGTCGGTCCAGACGACCTCCATGACGGCCAGAGCGCGCGCGTCGGGGCCGTTGCCGAGCACGCCGACCGTCACCTCGCGCCCGGGCAGCAGCTGCTCCACGAGCAGCCCGTCCGGGAAGTCCCGCAGCAGCTCGGCGCACCGCCCGGCGAGGTCGTCGCGGCGCGCGACGATCGAGCGCGCGGTCACGCCTTTCGAGCTGCCCTCGGCGACCGGCTTCACGAACAGCGGCGGCTCGATCGACACCCCCTGCGCGTCGGCCGGGATGCGAACCACCGCAAACGGGGCGGTGTGGACGCCGGCGTCGCGGACGATGCGCTTGGCGAGCGCCTTGTCGAGGGTGATGCCGCAGGTCACCGGGTCGGCGAAGGTGTAGGCCTGCTCGAAGAGCTCGCAGACCGCCGGGACCTGCGCCTCGCGCGCCCTCCCGTGCATCCCCTCGGCCACGTTGAACACGAGGTCCCAGCGGTCGCCGGCCGCGAGCCGCGCCGCCAGCGAACGTCCCCGCCCGATCCGCTCGACCCGGTGGCCGAGCCGGCCGAGCGCCTGCTCGAGGCCGGCGATCACGCCTTCATCGTCGAACTCGGCAACCTGGAGCTTCGAGTACCCGGCGGCGAGGTACTCCTCCTTGCTGTCGTAGCACAGGCCGATCGCGAGGGCCATTGATCAGCCTGCCTCCGGCGGATCGAGGTAGGTGTACTCCCGGCCGGCCCAGTTGCGCAGGGTCCAGGTGCCGCCGTCGCGGCCGACGACCGTCTCCGGCTGGAGCGGGATTTTGCCGCCGCCACCGGGCGCGTCCACGACGTAGGTCGGCACCGCGTAGCCGCTGGTGTGGCCGCGCAGCTGGCTCATGATCTCGAGCCCCTTGGCGATCGAGGTCCGCATGTGGCCGGTGCCGACCACCGGGTCCGCCTGGTACAGGTAGTAGGGACGGACCCTGACCTTCAGCAGCTCGTGGAACAGCTTCTTGAGCACGGCGGCGTCGTCGTTGATCCCGCGCAGCAGCACGGTCTGGCTGCCGAGCGGAATGCCGGCGTCGGCGAGCATGTCGCAGGCCGCCGCGACCTCCGGCGTCACCTCGGCGGGGTGGGAGAAGTGCAGCGACAGCCACACCCGATGGCGCCGGAGCACGGCCACCAGCTCGGGGGTGATCCGCTGCGGCAGGAAGCCGGGAACCCGGCTGCCGATGCGCAGCAGCTCGATGTGCTCGATGGCTCGGATCGATCCCAGCAGGGCGTCGAGGCGGTCCTCGGACATCAGCAGCGGGTCACCGCCCGACAGCAGCACGTCGCGCACCTCGGTGTGCTCGCGCAGGTAGTCGAGGATCGCCCGGACGCGGCGCGGCAGCGGCTCGAGGTCACCCTGACTGACCAGCCGCGAACGGGTGCAGTAGCGGCAGTAGGACGCACACGAGTCGAGCGCAAGCAGCAGCACGCGGTCCGGATACCGGTGCACGAGGCCCTCGACGACCGACTTTTCGTCCTCGCCGCAGGGATCCTCCATGTCGCCGGTCTGGACCACGAACTCGTGATCGGTGGGCACGACCTGGCGGCGAATCGGGCAGTTCGGATCGAAGGGGTCCATCAGCGACGCGAAGTGCGGCGTCGCCGACACGGCGAATCGCCCCATGCCCATGCGCAGCCCGATGAGCTCGGAGCTGGTGAGCTCGAGGTACTGCTCGAAGTGCTCGGGGCGGGCCAGGCGATGGCGCAGCTGCCACCGCCAGTCTTTCCACGCGTCCGGGTCGTACTCCTCGCCGAAGACGTCGCACAGACGCTGCCGGCGGTCTACCGCGGCCACGGCGGCGGCGGAAGATGTTCTCCGTGACATCGAAATGTCCTCCATGTCGGTGACTGATGTGTACAGCGCAGCGGCAGATCGAGCGACCGCTCCGCTCTGTCGGCTTAGAGTTGCGCCATGCGCACGGGAAGCCCCCCTGGGGCGCGCGGCCATCGCCTGCCTACCGCTGGAGGGAATGTCCCCGGCGCCGGGTGGTCGGCGCCGTTAGGGGAGAACCACCGCAGGGATGGTTGGGGGGGGGAGCGCCGATGAAGGCGCCGTCGGCGGACCACCGGGTACCCCGGGTGGTCGCGCCGTGCCTACTGGGAGGCTCGTCGGAGGCTAGACCTCCATTCATCATCAATTCAAAAAGTACCCCATTGAACTTGGATGTCAAGAGGGTGGGCGGAAGATTTTTCTAAATTCATCATGTTACCCGCTGACGCCACCCAAAGGCAAGCTTCACCCGACGTCGGGCAGCACCCCCCGATCAGAAAGCTCGTCGATGAGCAGCCGCCGGCGCGCCTCGACGGCGCGGATCTGCTGCGGCTTCAGCAGGTCGTCGAGCTCGGAGGTCAGCGCCTCGAGGTCGAGCTCGCGCAGCCCGCGGGCAACCCGGTCGGGCACCGGGATCGGCCGCTCCTCCTTGAGTGACGGCAGCTTCTTGGCGGTGCGGAAGGCGCGGGAGTGGTCGATCAGGAACAGGTGGTCGCGCTCGGGACGGACCAGGATGTTGGTGAAGTTGCGGTCGATGTTGTAGATCATGGCGTCGAGGACGTACATCAGCATCAGCCGCTGCAGCATCAGCCCGGCGTCGCCGATCGGCAGGTCGCGATCGAAGGCGTCCTGGATCTTGATCGCGCCCTCGATCCAGAGCTGGAGCGAGCCGACCTCGCCGTTGATCGAGCGCAGCACCGTCACCGGGACCAGCCCGATCCCGAGCATCCGGTCGATCCGGTACGCGGCCACCTCGTAGACGTACCGGTCCGTGAACACCTGCTCGAACCGGTTGGTGTAGGCGACGTCGGTCGAGGTGATGTCGACCGTCTTGAAGATCGCCCGGGCGTGGCGGCCGTCCTTGAGCAGCGTCACCCGCCGGGGCCGCGTGATGCCGTCGCCGATGTCCTCGATGGCGACGACGTCGGCGGAGCGGAGAAACTCCTCGAGCTCGCGCTCACAGCTCATCCCGCCGAGCTCGCGGCAGGCCCAGGGCTCGGAGGTCGCGTCGTCGGCGGCCACCGCCTGCCCGGCGAACGCCGGCATGGCCACGAGCGAGAGGGTGAACGCCATCGAAATCCAGTGGTGCATGGTCGGCTGCCCTGCCGCGATATACGGTCTGCCGGCCGATTCGTTATGGTCTGCCGGCCGATCCGGGCGATTGACGCCGGAGATCCGCAGTGGGGCGATGGCGGCGTGACCGCGGACTGCGACCCTCAGTCGATGGCGCGGCCCTGGTTCGTCTCAGGTCCTCAGGTACGAGGCGCCATTGACGTCGATGATGGCCCCGGTGCAGAACTCCGAGCCGTCGGCGGCGAGGAAGAGCACGGCCCGGGCGACCTCCTCCGGCCGGGCGACCCGGCCGAGCGGGCTCTGACCGCGGATCTCGTCGCCCTGGGGGCCATCCAGGGCGTCAGCCGCCATGTCGGTCTCCACCCACCCGGGCGCCACGGCGCCGACGAAGATGCCGTGCGGCGCGAGGAGCTTCGCCAGCGACTGGCTCATCGCGTTGAGCCCGGCCTTGCTGGCGCCGTAGGCCGGCCCGTCGGGCTCGCCGCGGAAGGCGCCCCGCGACGAGACGTTGACGATGCGGCCGCCGCCGTGCTCGATCATGTGGCGGGCAGCGCAGTAGGAGACGTTGGCGGGCCCGATCAGGTTGGCGTCGAGCACGCGCCGCCAGGCATCCTGCCACTGCTCGTAATCGATCTCGTCGAGGCGGTGGTCCATCCAGATGCCGGCGTTGTTGACCACGACGTCGAGGCCGCCGAGCCCGGTGATGACGGCACCCACCATCCGCTCGACGGCGGCGGGGTCGGTGACGTCTGCCCGAACCACGATGTGCGGCCCGCCCGGCAGGCCGGAGAGGGTTTCCTCGGCCGCCGCCCTGCTCGACCGGTAGCTGATCGCCACCCGTGCCCCGCCCTGGGCGAACGCGGCAGCGATGGCGCGGCCGATGCCACGCGAGCCGCCGGTGACGAGCACCCGTTTGCCGGTGAAGTCCATCATGGCGCCCTCCGTGCCAACAGCCCATGGTAGTACGGCGCGGTCGACGCCGGGCGCGAGGGCCCGCAGTGCCGCGTCGTCACCGGCTCATCAGCAGATCTTCACCGTCCCGTCAGGGCCAGGAGCGGAAACGCACCGAGATTGACCGGTGACCAGAGGCGGCGCCGGGCGATCTGGACGCCGCCGTGGCCATTGGAGGTGGGTGATGAGACGGTGGTTGGAGATGGCAATCGTGGCGTTCAGCGTGATCGGTGGGGGGCTGCCGGCGGCGGCCGAGGACTCGCAGGCCTGGCAGCCGGTGCAGCTCGAGCAGGGCATGACCGAGTTTGCGCTGTGGGGGGCTCTCGACACCTACGAGGGAGATGAGGTCTGGCTCTGGCTCGCCGGGGACGTCGGGTTCCTGCTCAGCCCGCGGCACGAGATCGGCCCGTCCCTCAACGTCCAGGTCTGGCTGTTCGACTGGGAGGCCGAGGCCTCCGGTTCCTGTGGCGGTTTCTATCGCTACAACATCCCGCTCCGCAGCCGGCGGTGGGCGCCGTTCCTCGGCGTGCGCGCGTTGAGCTTTCTCGGCGGGCCCCGCGAGTGGGACGCCGAGGCGAGGGTGGAGGGAGGCTTCAGGCACTTCCTGGCCGAGGGCGCCGCGGTCACCGTCACCGGCTTCTACGCCCGGCGCTTCGGACAGCACTGCGACTGGGGATCCTGCGGGACCGACGCCGACCGCCTCGGCGTGTCGCTCGGCCTGTCGATGTTCTTCTGAGGCGGGCCGCGCCCGGGCGGTCACCCTCCGAGCCCGAGCCGCCGCACGAGCTCGTCGAATCTCGGGTCCGCGCGCAACGGGTCGATGCCGGGATCGACCTTGAGCGACGCCACCAGGGACGACGGCTCCGCGACCGCGCGGAACAGCCACTCGAAGGCCTGGTCGTGATCTCCAACGGCCAGGGCGACGCCAGCCAGGTAGTACGCGGGGACATAGCGCTGTGCGGCCACCGCCAGCAGCTCGTCGCGGATGGCGCGGGCGCGTTCGGACTGGCCGGCGCGGCCGCAGGCATAGCCGAGGGCCGCAACCGCCGGCGGCGCGCGGTGCGAGCCCTCCACCAGCTCACCGAGGATCGCAATCGCCTCGTCGTGGCGGTCGATCTGGCTGAGGGCGAGGGCCAGGCCGAGCAAAGCCTGGGAGAAACCAGGGTCGATATCGAGCACTCGTTGATAGCGGGCGATCGCCTCCGGGAAGTCGCGCCGATAGTACGCGATCAGGCCCGAATCGACGCCGATGATCGGAGACAGCGGATCGAGCCCGAGCGCGACCCGGATCTCCTCCTCGGCGCGGTCGAGCTCGCCCAGCGCCGCCAAGTACTCGGCGTGCCACTGGTGGGCGGTGGCGTAGCCGGGGTTGAGGTCGAAGGAAAGGGCGAACTCGTCCGCCGCCCGTTGCCAGTCGAGCTCGCACGACCAGGCGAGCAGTGCGAGCGTGGCGTGCGCCTCGGCCAGCGAGGGGTCGGCGCGGATCGCCGCCTCGGCTGCCGAGGTTGCGAGATCAGCAGCCTCGGCCGGCGGCATGACGCCATATGGAGCCCCGCCGAGCACCACGTAGCAGTCGGCGAGCCCGGCGTGCGCCGGCGCAAAGTCCGGGTCAGCAGCGATTGCAGCGTTGAAGAACTCGACGGCCCGGCCGACCGTCTCGGGCTCACGGCGATTCCAGGCGTAGCGGCCTTTGAGGTAGCTGTCGTACGCCTCGAAGCTGTCGGTGTGGCTTGGGTTGAGCCGCTGGAGTTCGGCGGCGGTGATGGTCGGGCGCAGGGCGCGCGCGACCCCGGCGGCAATCTGATCCTGGAGGGTGAGCAGGGTTTCCTTCGGCCGGCGGTACGACTCGCCCCAGAGCTGGTTGCCGGCGCGAGCGTCAACCAGCTCGACCATCACGGCCAGCATGCCGCGATCCTCGGTGACCCGGCCGACCACCACCGACGCGACGCCGAGCGACGTGGCGATCTGCTGCGGGGGGACCGTCGTGTCCTGAAAGTGGGTCATCGTGCTCCAGGCCACGACGCGCACGCCGGGCACCCTCGACAGGCTGTTGGTGAGGGTCTCGGGCAGGCCGCACCGGATGTG
Coding sequences within:
- a CDS encoding tetratricopeptide repeat protein, translated to MGTSERFRVGDLTLDVGARLLIRNGELVTLPPKTFELLVALVRKAPGVVSRQELMDSVWVNEIVNDEALTQRVMLLRRALGDQSKEPTYIAAVPRWGYRIVAPVEALTDSDAGAADGAVPAAVARRFGVREAAVVAAAVLAVVALVASLPSASRSRSGSLPTSLAVVPFTVDPSAEPAPHIRCGLPETLTNSLSRVPGVRVVAWSTMTHFQDTTVPPQQIATSLGVASVVVGRVTEDRGMLAVMVELVDARAGNQLWGESYRRPKETLLTLQDQIAAGVARALRPTITAAELQRLNPSHTDSFEAYDSYLKGRYAWNRREPETVGRAVEFFNAAIAADPDFAPAHAGLADCYVVLGGAPYGVMPPAEAADLATSAAEAAIRADPSLAEAHATLALLAWSCELDWQRAADEFALSFDLNPGYATAHQWHAEYLAALGELDRAEEEIRVALGLDPLSPIIGVDSGLIAYYRRDFPEAIARYQRVLDIDPGFSQALLGLALALSQIDRHDEAIAILGELVEGSHRAPPAVAALGYACGRAGQSERARAIRDELLAVAAQRYVPAYYLAGVALAVGDHDQAFEWLFRAVAEPSSLVASLKVDPGIDPLRADPRFDELVRRLGLGG
- a CDS encoding SDR family oxidoreductase, translated to MMDFTGKRVLVTGGSRGIGRAIAAAFAQGGARVAISYRSSRAAAEETLSGLPGGPHIVVRADVTDPAAVERMVGAVITGLGGLDVVVNNAGIWMDHRLDEIDYEQWQDAWRRVLDANLIGPANVSYCAARHMIEHGGGRIVNVSSRGAFRGEPDGPAYGASKAGLNAMSQSLAKLLAPHGIFVGAVAPGWVETDMAADALDGPQGDEIRGQSPLGRVARPEEVARAVLFLAADGSEFCTGAIIDVNGASYLRT
- a CDS encoding KamA family radical SAM protein, whose product is MSRRTSSAAAVAAVDRRQRLCDVFGEEYDPDAWKDWRWQLRHRLARPEHFEQYLELTSSELIGLRMGMGRFAVSATPHFASLMDPFDPNCPIRRQVVPTDHEFVVQTGDMEDPCGEDEKSVVEGLVHRYPDRVLLLALDSCASYCRYCTRSRLVSQGDLEPLPRRVRAILDYLREHTEVRDVLLSGGDPLLMSEDRLDALLGSIRAIEHIELLRIGSRVPGFLPQRITPELVAVLRRHRVWLSLHFSHPAEVTPEVAAACDMLADAGIPLGSQTVLLRGINDDAAVLKKLFHELLKVRVRPYYLYQADPVVGTGHMRTSIAKGLEIMSQLRGHTSGYAVPTYVVDAPGGGGKIPLQPETVVGRDGGTWTLRNWAGREYTYLDPPEAG
- a CDS encoding GNAT family N-acetyltransferase, which gives rise to MSARGNSTRPTVRRELRPADREAVRTLLDGTGFFNREELEVAMELVDDRLAHREASHYRFLVAELDGTVVGYACWGPILGTAESADLYWIAVDRRTQGRGVGRALLAEAESWMAESGRPRVYLETAGRPQYEPTRAFYLACGYTIAAELEDFYAPGDAKVIFLRVLEPRQ
- a CDS encoding isoamylase early set domain-containing protein, encoding MSLKKRYLKSKPVCKVTFELPRKAAPGASTVSLAGDFNGWDPQSTPLVRKKTGDFHVTLELPPGREYHYRYVIDGQWENDWHADRYAPSTIPGVENSVVAV